In one Molothrus ater isolate BHLD 08-10-18 breed brown headed cowbird chromosome 6, BPBGC_Mater_1.1, whole genome shotgun sequence genomic region, the following are encoded:
- the RHOV gene encoding rho-related GTP-binding protein RhoV: MPPQELLDYAPALRRHSPSRGSGPELGIKCVLVGDGAVGKTSLVVSYTTNGYPDEYQPTALDTFSVQVLVDGAPVRIQLWDTAGQEDFDCLRSLCYPDTDVFLVCFSVVNPSSFQNITEKWIPEIRTHNPRAPVLLVGTQADLRDDVNVLISLDRYHVKPVPRPQAEGLADKIRAEAYLECSALTQKNLKEVFDMAIVSGVEHKARQEKKMTAKGIKTLSKCRWKKFFCFV; the protein is encoded by the exons ATGcctccccaggagctcctggattACGCGCCTGCCCTACGGAGACACAGCCCGTCCCGGGGCAGCGGCCCGGAGCTGGGAATCAAGTGCGTGCTGGTGGGCGATGGCGCCGTGGGGAAGACCAGCCTGGTGGTCAGCTACACCACCAACGGGTACCCCGACGAGTACCAGCCCACCGCCCTCGACACCTTCTCCG TGCAGGTCCTCGTGGATGGAGCCCCAGTCCGAATTCAGCTGTGGGACACTGCTGGACAG GAGGACTTTGACTGTTTGCGCTCCCTTTGTTACCCTGACACCGACGTCTTCCTTGTCTGCTTCAGTGTGGTAAACCCAAGCTCCTTCCAGAACATTACAGAGAAATGGATCCCTGAGATACGAACTCACAACCCGCGGGCGCCAGTGCTGCTCGTGGGGACACAGGCAGACCTGCGGGACGACGTCAATGTCCTCATCAGCCTGGATCGCTACCACGTGAAGCCCGTGCCCCGGCCTCAGGCAGAAGGTCTAGCTGACAAAATCCGGGCTGAAGCCTACCTGGAATGCTCAGCACTGACCCAGAAGAACCTTAAAGAAGTTTTTGACATGGCCATTGTCAGCGGTGTTGAGCACAAGGCACGTCAGGAAAAGAAGATGACTGCCAAAGGCATCAAGACTCTCTCTAAGTGCCGCTGGAAGAAGTTCTTTTGCTTTGTCTGA